The following proteins come from a genomic window of Sphaerisporangium rubeum:
- a CDS encoding MFS transporter translates to MPSDRERRARFATFAVFFVQGLTFATLLTQVAALQRKHELSDGELSILLLVVPVIAGVGSVAAGEVAKRYGSRVVLRVAQPVACLAVVLAGLAANVPTLVAANVLFGIGLGSVDAGMNMQAVAVERRYGRAVLTGFHALWSAAAVLGAVWASVAGGMGLGLGVTFAIAMAVGVLVSAAAAGGLFGAAEEHVASPAREESPKAARFPWRPILPLCLAMAFLYVGDASISNFGSVYMEKIMHAAPAVVPLALAAYQATTFLVRVGGDLAVRRYGPAAIVRIGGALATLGFAGIVAAPNETLAIAAFGVAGVGLSVVAPQSFSAAGRLDPAGTGVAIARVNMFNYVGFIVGAALVGGIAEAADYQVAFAAPLVLAAAIVLLARGFQPAAAPRPVRI, encoded by the coding sequence GTGCCATCGGATCGTGAACGGCGGGCACGGTTCGCCACTTTCGCAGTGTTCTTCGTGCAGGGGCTGACGTTCGCCACCTTGCTCACGCAGGTCGCCGCGTTGCAGCGCAAGCACGAACTGAGCGACGGTGAGCTGTCCATCCTGCTGCTCGTCGTGCCGGTGATCGCCGGGGTGGGGAGCGTCGCCGCCGGGGAGGTCGCCAAGCGGTACGGGAGCAGGGTGGTGCTCCGGGTGGCGCAGCCGGTGGCGTGCCTGGCCGTGGTGCTCGCGGGGCTCGCGGCGAACGTGCCGACGCTCGTGGCGGCGAACGTGCTGTTCGGCATCGGGCTCGGGTCGGTGGACGCCGGCATGAACATGCAGGCCGTGGCCGTGGAGCGGCGGTACGGACGAGCCGTTCTCACAGGGTTCCACGCGCTGTGGAGCGCGGCGGCGGTACTCGGCGCGGTGTGGGCCTCGGTGGCGGGTGGCATGGGGCTCGGGCTCGGGGTGACGTTCGCGATCGCCATGGCCGTCGGGGTGCTGGTCAGTGCGGCCGCGGCCGGCGGGCTGTTCGGGGCCGCCGAGGAGCACGTGGCGAGCCCGGCGCGGGAGGAGTCGCCGAAGGCCGCGAGGTTCCCCTGGCGGCCGATCCTGCCGTTGTGCCTGGCGATGGCCTTTCTGTACGTGGGGGACGCGTCGATCTCGAACTTCGGGTCCGTCTACATGGAGAAGATCATGCACGCGGCCCCGGCCGTGGTGCCGCTCGCGCTCGCCGCCTACCAGGCCACGACGTTCCTCGTGCGGGTCGGCGGGGACCTCGCGGTGCGCAGGTACGGCCCGGCGGCCATCGTGCGGATCGGCGGCGCGCTCGCCACGCTCGGGTTCGCCGGGATCGTCGCGGCGCCGAACGAGACACTGGCGATCGCCGCGTTCGGCGTGGCGGGGGTCGGGCTGTCGGTGGTGGCGCCGCAGTCGTTCTCCGCGGCGGGACGGCTGGACCCGGCAGGCACCGGTGTCGCCATCGCGCGGGTCAACATGTTCAACTATGTCGGCTTCATCGTCGGCGCGGCCCTCGTCGGCGGCATCGCGGAGGCCGCGGACTACCAGGTGGCGTTCGCCGCGCCTTTGGTGCTCGCCGCGGCCATCGTGCTCCTCGCGCGCGGCTTCCAGCCGGCTGCCGCGCCAAGACCAGTCCGGATATGA
- the iolD gene encoding 3D-(3,5/4)-trihydroxycyclohexane-1,2-dione acylhydrolase (decyclizing) gives MTTVRLTAAQALVRFLAAQWSERDGVEQRLVAGCLGIFGHGNVAGIGQALAEQGGGLRDPLPYYLARNEQAMVHTAVGFARTRDRLSTFACTSSIGPGATNMVTGAALATINRIPVLLLPGDVFATRRSGTVLQELEDPRSYDVTVNDCLRPVSRFFDRIHRPEQLPSALMAAMRVLTDPAETGAVTLALPQDVQAEAYDWPSELFERRVWHVARPLPDAAAVERATETIKASRRPLIVAGGGVVYSEACDELSVFSVARGIPVGETQAGKGVLPYDHPCALGAIGHTGTTAANAIAREADLVIGIGTRYTDFTTASRTLFGDVRFVNVNVAAFDAAKHAGVMLVGDARESLALFDLGGWKADPSWTARASRLGREWRERAASVTEGDRLTQPVVLSVLNDVAGTDGVVVNAAGSMPGDLHKLWRPSGPKSYHVEYGYSCMGYEIAGGLGVKLAAPEREVFVLVGDGSYLMMAQEIATAVQEGVKLVVVIVDNRGYASIGGLSEAVGARRLGTAYRARSASGHLDGGFVPVDLAANAASLGADVLRATDAASLRTALFKAREARTTTAVYVETVPGPSPETSAWWDVPVAETSPLHDDYTRAQRDQRPYL, from the coding sequence ATGACGACGGTACGGCTGACCGCGGCGCAGGCCCTGGTTCGGTTCCTCGCCGCGCAGTGGAGCGAACGCGACGGCGTGGAGCAGCGGCTCGTCGCGGGGTGCCTCGGCATCTTCGGCCACGGCAACGTGGCCGGGATCGGCCAGGCGCTCGCCGAGCAGGGCGGCGGGCTGCGCGACCCGTTGCCGTACTATCTGGCGCGCAACGAGCAGGCCATGGTGCACACGGCTGTCGGGTTCGCACGCACCCGTGACCGGTTGTCCACATTCGCTTGCACCAGCTCGATCGGGCCCGGGGCCACCAACATGGTGACCGGCGCGGCGCTCGCCACCATCAACCGCATCCCCGTGCTGCTGCTGCCGGGTGACGTGTTCGCGACGCGGCGTTCCGGCACGGTGCTGCAGGAACTGGAGGACCCCCGGTCGTACGACGTCACCGTCAACGACTGCCTGCGTCCGGTGTCGCGGTTCTTCGACCGGATCCACCGGCCCGAGCAACTGCCGTCCGCGCTGATGGCGGCGATGCGGGTGCTCACCGACCCGGCCGAGACCGGCGCCGTCACGCTCGCGCTGCCGCAGGACGTGCAGGCCGAGGCGTACGACTGGCCGAGCGAGCTGTTCGAACGGCGCGTGTGGCACGTCGCGCGGCCGCTGCCGGACGCCGCCGCGGTGGAGCGCGCCACCGAGACGATCAAGGCGTCCCGGCGACCGCTGATCGTCGCCGGTGGCGGCGTCGTGTACAGCGAGGCGTGCGACGAACTGTCCGTGTTCTCCGTCGCGCGCGGCATCCCGGTGGGGGAGACCCAGGCCGGCAAAGGGGTGCTGCCGTACGACCACCCGTGCGCGCTCGGCGCCATCGGCCACACCGGCACGACGGCCGCCAACGCCATCGCCAGGGAGGCCGACCTGGTCATCGGGATCGGCACCCGGTACACCGACTTCACGACGGCCTCCCGCACCCTGTTCGGTGACGTGCGGTTCGTCAACGTCAACGTCGCGGCGTTCGACGCGGCCAAGCACGCCGGCGTCATGCTGGTCGGCGACGCGCGCGAGAGCCTGGCGCTGTTCGACCTCGGCGGCTGGAAGGCCGACCCGTCGTGGACGGCCCGCGCGTCCCGGCTCGGCCGCGAGTGGCGCGAGCGGGCCGCGTCGGTCACCGAGGGGGACCGGCTCACCCAGCCGGTGGTGCTCTCGGTGCTCAACGACGTCGCCGGCACCGACGGCGTGGTGGTGAACGCCGCCGGGTCCATGCCTGGTGACCTGCACAAACTGTGGCGGCCTTCCGGACCGAAGAGCTACCACGTCGAGTACGGCTACTCGTGCATGGGGTACGAGATCGCGGGAGGCCTCGGGGTGAAGCTCGCCGCGCCGGAGCGCGAGGTGTTCGTGCTGGTCGGTGATGGTTCGTACCTCATGATGGCTCAAGAGATCGCCACCGCCGTCCAGGAAGGCGTCAAGCTGGTCGTCGTGATCGTGGACAACCGGGGGTACGCCTCCATCGGCGGCCTGTCGGAGGCCGTCGGCGCGCGGCGGCTCGGCACGGCGTACCGCGCGAGGAGCGCGTCCGGTCACCTCGACGGCGGTTTCGTGCCGGTGGACCTGGCCGCCAACGCGGCCAGCCTCGGCGCCGACGTGCTGCGCGCCACCGACGCCGCGTCGCTGCGTACGGCGCTGTTCAAGGCACGCGAGGCCCGCACCACGACGGCCGTGTACGTCGAGACCGTTCCCGGCCCGTCGCCGGAGACCAGCGCCTGGTGGGACGTGCCGGTGGCCGAGACGTCCCCGCTGCACGACGACTACACCAGGGCCCAGCGGGACCAGCGGCCCTATCTGTGA
- the iolB gene encoding 5-deoxy-glucuronate isomerase: MTYIPAGATASAPWSLAVTPKLAGWTYTGLRTLTLSGETVEFATGDEEMLVLPLSGSCAVECDDVRLRLHGRVSVFDAVSDFAYLPVGATARVTGYGRFALPSAVATRRLAVRYGAAADVPVEVRGAGQASRQVNNFCAPDAFDCDKLVAVEVLTPGGNWSSYPPHKHDTCSEHEAELEEIYYFEGGPGYQRVYGTPDRPIDVLTEVSGGDVVLVPHGYHGPSMAAPGYDLYYLNVLAGPAQVRTMAFRDDPRHTWIRSSWAGEQVDPRVPMTAAPLPQEDPA; the protein is encoded by the coding sequence ATGACGTACATCCCCGCCGGCGCCACCGCCTCGGCCCCGTGGTCGCTGGCCGTCACGCCGAAGCTCGCCGGATGGACGTACACCGGGCTGCGCACACTCACCCTGTCAGGCGAGACCGTCGAGTTCGCCACCGGGGACGAGGAGATGCTGGTGCTGCCGCTGTCGGGGTCGTGCGCCGTCGAGTGCGACGACGTGCGGCTGCGCCTGCACGGCCGGGTCTCGGTGTTCGACGCGGTCAGCGACTTCGCGTACCTGCCGGTCGGCGCCACGGCCCGCGTCACCGGGTACGGCCGCTTCGCGCTGCCGTCCGCGGTCGCCACGCGGCGGCTCGCCGTGCGGTACGGCGCGGCCGCCGACGTGCCGGTGGAGGTGCGCGGCGCGGGACAGGCCAGCAGGCAGGTCAACAACTTCTGCGCGCCTGACGCGTTCGACTGTGACAAGCTGGTGGCCGTCGAGGTGCTCACCCCCGGCGGCAACTGGTCGTCGTACCCGCCGCACAAGCACGACACCTGCTCCGAGCACGAGGCGGAGCTGGAGGAGATCTACTACTTCGAAGGCGGCCCCGGCTACCAGCGGGTGTACGGCACACCGGACCGGCCCATCGACGTGCTGACCGAGGTGAGCGGCGGTGACGTCGTGCTGGTGCCGCACGGCTACCACGGCCCGTCGATGGCGGCCCCCGGCTACGACCTGTACTACCTGAACGTGCTCGCCGGGCCCGCGCAGGTGCGCACCATGGCCTTCCGCGACGACCCCAGGCACACGTGGATCCGGTCGAGCTGGGCCGGTGAGCAGGTGGACCCCCGGGTGCCGATGACCGCGGCCCCCCTGCCGCAGGAGGATCCCGCATGA
- a CDS encoding Cgl0159 family (beta/alpha)8-fold protein has translation MRDEDRRLLTGTRARHPGMIAEMAAARRRRSPHERDGQLLVIAADHPARGALGVRGRPLAMASRTDLLDRLRTALARPGVDGLLATPDVVEDLLLLGALDDKIVIGSMNRGGLHGAAFEFDDRFTAYDTESIAGMGLDGGKMLLRIGLRAPETAATLESCARAVTALARAGLVALVEPFWSDRDETGVHHDMSAEGMIRAVSVGQGLGATSAYTWLKLPVVGEMERVMEATTLPTLLLGGDPSAAPDEVYASWDAALRLPGVRGLVVGRALLYPPDDDVAAAVDTAAGLLEVSR, from the coding sequence ATGCGTGACGAGGACCGCAGGCTGCTGACCGGGACCCGGGCCCGCCACCCCGGCATGATCGCCGAGATGGCCGCGGCCCGCCGCCGCCGTTCCCCGCACGAACGGGACGGTCAGCTGCTGGTCATCGCGGCCGACCACCCCGCGCGCGGCGCGCTCGGCGTGCGGGGCCGGCCGCTCGCCATGGCGAGCCGTACCGACCTGCTCGACCGGCTGCGTACCGCGCTGGCCCGGCCCGGGGTGGACGGCCTGCTCGCCACACCTGACGTCGTGGAGGACCTGCTGCTGCTCGGCGCGCTGGACGACAAGATCGTGATCGGCTCCATGAACCGCGGCGGGTTGCACGGCGCCGCGTTCGAGTTCGACGACCGGTTCACCGCCTACGACACCGAGTCGATCGCCGGCATGGGCCTGGACGGCGGCAAGATGCTCCTGCGCATCGGCCTGCGCGCGCCGGAGACCGCCGCCACCCTGGAGTCCTGCGCGCGTGCCGTCACCGCGCTGGCCCGCGCGGGCCTGGTGGCACTGGTGGAACCTTTCTGGTCGGACCGCGACGAGACCGGTGTTCATCACGACATGTCCGCCGAAGGCATGATCCGAGCCGTCAGCGTCGGCCAGGGACTCGGCGCGACGTCCGCGTACACCTGGCTGAAGCTCCCTGTGGTCGGCGAGATGGAACGCGTCATGGAGGCCACCACACTCCCCACGCTGCTGCTCGGCGGCGACCCGTCGGCGGCCCCCGACGAGGTGTACGCCTCGTGGGACGCGGCGCTGCGGCTGCCAGGCGTGCGGGGGCTCGTGGTGGGCCGCGCGCTGCTCTACCCTCCTGACGATGACGTGGCCGCGGCCGTGGACACCGCCGCCGGGCTGTTGGAGGTCAGCCGATGA
- the iolC gene encoding 5-dehydro-2-deoxygluconokinase — protein MTEVLTMGRVGVDIYPLQVGVSLREVETFGKYLGGSPTNVAVAAARLGRSAAVITRTGADPFGLFVHDALRSYGVDDRYVTEVPGLPTPVTFCEIRPPEDFPLFFYRYPKAPDLVIRPEELDLQAVRKAGLFWATVTGLSQEPSRAAHFAAWRARGRAPLTVLDLDYRPMFWGSAAEAREQVRAALRHVTVAVGNVEECEVATGVPDPYEAGKALLDLGVELAVVKRGSGGVLGMTRDGVVEVPPVPVEVVNGLGAGDAFGGALCDGLLAGRDLGDVLRFANAAGAIVAGRLACAPAMPTSAEVRALLGENDA, from the coding sequence GTGACCGAGGTGCTCACGATGGGCCGGGTGGGTGTGGACATCTACCCGTTGCAGGTCGGCGTCTCGCTGCGCGAGGTGGAGACGTTCGGCAAGTACCTCGGCGGCAGCCCCACCAACGTCGCGGTCGCCGCGGCGCGCCTCGGCCGGTCCGCCGCCGTGATCACCCGCACGGGGGCCGACCCGTTCGGCCTTTTCGTCCACGACGCGCTGCGTTCGTACGGCGTGGACGACCGGTACGTGACCGAGGTCCCCGGCCTGCCGACACCGGTGACGTTCTGCGAGATCCGGCCGCCTGAGGACTTCCCGCTGTTCTTCTACCGCTACCCCAAAGCCCCTGACCTGGTGATCCGTCCCGAGGAGCTCGATCTCCAGGCCGTCAGGAAGGCCGGGTTGTTCTGGGCCACGGTCACCGGTCTGTCGCAGGAGCCGTCGCGCGCGGCCCATTTCGCCGCCTGGCGGGCCAGGGGCCGCGCGCCGCTCACCGTGCTCGACCTCGACTACCGGCCGATGTTCTGGGGGTCGGCGGCCGAGGCGCGCGAGCAGGTACGCGCGGCGCTGCGGCACGTCACCGTGGCCGTGGGGAACGTCGAGGAATGCGAGGTCGCCACCGGCGTGCCGGACCCGTACGAGGCCGGCAAGGCGCTGCTCGACCTCGGCGTCGAGCTGGCCGTGGTGAAGCGGGGCTCAGGCGGGGTGCTCGGCATGACACGCGACGGGGTCGTGGAGGTGCCGCCGGTGCCGGTGGAGGTCGTGAACGGCCTCGGCGCGGGTGACGCGTTCGGCGGCGCGCTGTGCGACGGGCTGCTCGCGGGACGGGACCTCGGCGACGTGCTGCGGTTCGCCAACGCGGCCGGCGCGATCGTCGCGGGACGGCTGGCCTGCGCGCCTGCCATGCCGACGAGCGCCGAGGTGCGTGCGCTGCTAGGAGAGAACGATGCGTGA
- a CDS encoding TIM barrel protein codes for MRLAAAPISWGVCEVPGWGHQLGRDRVLAEMRSLGLTATELGPDGFLPADPRERAELLETYGLRGVGGFVPLVLHDPAHDPMPQAEAVLRSFAEGGVGMVVLAAATGTDGYDARPVLDDRGWATLLGNLTRVREAAARAGRAVTLHPHVGTMVETRDDVDRVLDGSDMPLCLDTGHLLIGGTDPLDLVSRAAARVAHVHLKDVDATLAGRVRGGKLTYTEAVREGIYRPLGHGDVDVAGIVAGLGAAGYDGWYVMEQDVVLDTEPPGGAGPVASVRRGLAYLAGLT; via the coding sequence ATGCGTCTGGCGGCGGCGCCGATCTCGTGGGGTGTGTGCGAGGTGCCGGGCTGGGGACACCAGCTCGGCAGGGACCGGGTGCTCGCCGAGATGCGGTCGCTCGGCCTCACCGCCACCGAGCTCGGCCCCGACGGCTTCCTGCCGGCCGATCCACGTGAGCGCGCGGAACTGCTGGAGACGTACGGCCTGCGCGGCGTCGGCGGTTTCGTCCCGCTCGTCCTGCACGACCCGGCGCACGACCCGATGCCGCAGGCCGAGGCGGTGCTGCGGTCGTTCGCCGAAGGCGGCGTCGGCATGGTGGTGCTGGCCGCCGCCACCGGCACCGACGGCTACGACGCGCGTCCCGTGCTCGACGACCGCGGCTGGGCCACGCTCCTCGGCAACCTCACGCGGGTGCGCGAGGCCGCGGCGCGGGCCGGCCGCGCGGTGACGCTGCACCCGCACGTCGGCACCATGGTCGAGACGCGCGACGACGTCGACCGTGTGCTCGACGGCTCCGACATGCCGCTGTGCCTGGACACCGGTCACCTACTCATCGGGGGCACCGACCCGCTCGACCTGGTGTCCAGGGCAGCAGCAAGGGTGGCACACGTGCACCTCAAAGACGTGGACGCCACGCTCGCCGGCCGGGTCCGCGGGGGAAAGCTGACCTACACCGAGGCCGTGCGCGAGGGGATCTACCGGCCGCTCGGCCACGGCGACGTGGACGTCGCGGGGATCGTGGCCGGGCTCGGCGCGGCCGGGTACGACGGCTGGTACGTCATGGAGCAGGACGTGGTGCTCGACACCGAGCCCCCCGGCGGCGCCGGCCCGGTGGCGTCGGTGCGCCGCGGTCTCGCCTACCTGGCCGGACTGACATGA
- a CDS encoding Gfo/Idh/MocA family protein, which translates to MRVGLLGLGRIGAFHAATLSAHPRVEELVLADADEALAADVAARVGAKVGDAFDADAVVIATPTGTHAELILRACAAGLPVFCEKPVALGVSETRRVAQEVERHGVLAHIGFQRRFDAGYAAARRTLSAGDLGDLHRVHLLTADPRPPAAAYIASSGGIFRDCHIHDFDILRWVTGREVDTVYATGANRGAGFFAEAGDVDTSAALLTLDDGTLVTLQGSRYNGAGYDVRMELAGSLSTVAVGLADRVPLTSAEPEATFPANEPWPDFGARFEAAYVAEMDAFLALAAEDGDSPCTVQDALAALLIAEAAELSRREGRPVRVAEVTA; encoded by the coding sequence ATGCGTGTGGGTCTGTTGGGTCTCGGCAGGATCGGTGCTTTCCACGCGGCGACACTGTCGGCCCACCCCAGGGTCGAGGAGCTCGTGCTCGCCGACGCCGACGAGGCGCTGGCCGCCGACGTCGCGGCCCGCGTCGGCGCCAAGGTGGGTGACGCGTTCGACGCGGACGCCGTCGTGATCGCCACGCCGACCGGCACGCACGCCGAGCTGATCCTGCGTGCCTGCGCCGCCGGCCTGCCGGTCTTCTGCGAGAAACCCGTGGCGCTCGGCGTGTCCGAGACCCGGCGGGTCGCGCAGGAGGTGGAACGGCACGGCGTCCTCGCGCACATCGGGTTCCAGCGCCGCTTCGACGCCGGGTACGCCGCCGCGCGCCGCACGCTGAGCGCCGGCGACCTCGGCGACCTGCACCGGGTCCACCTGCTCACCGCCGACCCCCGGCCGCCGGCGGCGGCGTACATCGCGTCGTCCGGCGGCATCTTCCGCGACTGCCACATCCACGACTTCGACATCCTGCGCTGGGTGACCGGCAGGGAGGTGGACACCGTGTACGCGACCGGCGCCAACCGTGGTGCCGGGTTCTTCGCCGAAGCCGGGGACGTGGACACCAGCGCGGCCCTGCTCACCCTGGACGACGGCACCCTGGTCACCCTTCAGGGTTCCCGCTACAACGGCGCGGGTTACGACGTGCGCATGGAGCTCGCCGGCTCCCTGAGCACCGTGGCCGTGGGCCTTGCGGACCGTGTGCCGCTGACGTCGGCCGAGCCCGAGGCGACGTTCCCCGCCAACGAACCGTGGCCGGACTTCGGCGCGCGCTTCGAGGCCGCGTACGTCGCCGAGATGGACGCCTTCCTCGCGCTCGCCGCCGAGGACGGCGACAGCCCGTGCACCGTTCAGGACGCGCTCGCCGCGCTGCTGATCGCCGAGGCCGCCGAGCTGTCCCGCCGCGAGGGACGGCCGGTGCGGGTCGCGGAGGTGACCGCGTGA
- a CDS encoding fumarate hydratase: MPEFDYTDLLPLGHDETEYRLVTAEGVRTVEAAGRTFLEVDPEALRLLTATAVHDISHYLRASHLAQLRRIIDDPEASGNDRFVALDLLKNASISAGGVLPMCQDTGTAIIMGKRGRHVLTDGADAKHVARGVYDAYTELNLRYSQMAPLTMWDERNTGNNLPAQIELYAEDPHGHPDEYKLLFMAKGGGSANKSFLYQETKAVLNEKRMLAFLEEKIRSLGTAACPPYHLAVVVGGTSAEYALKTAKYASARYLDSIPTQGSPAGHGFRDLEMEKKVFELTQRLGIGAQFGGKYFCHDVRVIRLPRHGASCPVAIAVSCSADRQALAKITSEGVFLEKLETDPARFLPETTDEHLSGDVVTIDLNRPMPEILAELSRHPVKTRLSLNGPLVVARDIAHAKIAERLDAGEDMPQYLKDHAVYYAGPAKTPTGYASGSFGPTTAGRMDSYVERFQAAGGSLVMLAKGNRSKQVTDACHTHGGFYLGSIGGPAARLAQDCIRKVEVLEYAELGMEAVWKIEVEDFPAFIVVDDKGNDFFQDTTGPVLTIGRRI; encoded by the coding sequence ATGCCCGAGTTCGACTACACCGATCTGCTGCCACTCGGCCACGACGAGACGGAGTACCGTCTGGTCACGGCGGAGGGGGTCCGCACGGTCGAAGCGGCCGGACGCACGTTCCTGGAGGTCGACCCCGAGGCGCTGCGGCTGCTCACCGCGACCGCCGTCCACGACATCTCGCACTACCTGCGCGCGAGCCACCTCGCTCAGCTGCGACGCATCATCGACGACCCCGAGGCCAGCGGCAACGACCGGTTCGTCGCGCTCGACCTGCTCAAGAACGCGAGCATCTCCGCCGGCGGTGTGCTCCCCATGTGCCAGGACACCGGCACGGCCATAATCATGGGCAAACGCGGCAGGCACGTGCTCACCGACGGCGCCGACGCCAAGCACGTCGCGCGCGGCGTGTACGACGCCTACACCGAGCTCAACCTGCGGTACTCGCAGATGGCGCCGCTGACCATGTGGGACGAGCGCAACACCGGGAACAACCTCCCCGCGCAGATCGAGCTGTACGCCGAGGACCCCCACGGCCACCCCGACGAGTACAAGCTGCTCTTCATGGCCAAAGGCGGCGGCAGCGCCAACAAGTCGTTCCTCTACCAGGAGACCAAGGCGGTGCTCAACGAGAAGCGCATGCTCGCCTTCCTGGAAGAGAAGATCCGCTCCCTCGGCACCGCGGCCTGTCCGCCGTACCATCTGGCCGTCGTCGTCGGCGGCACCAGCGCCGAGTACGCGCTGAAGACCGCCAAGTACGCCTCGGCGCGCTACCTCGACTCCATCCCCACGCAGGGCTCGCCGGCCGGCCACGGCTTCCGTGACCTGGAGATGGAGAAGAAGGTCTTCGAGCTGACGCAGCGGCTCGGCATCGGCGCGCAGTTCGGCGGCAAGTACTTCTGCCACGACGTACGGGTCATCCGTCTGCCGCGCCACGGCGCGTCCTGCCCCGTCGCGATCGCCGTGTCGTGCAGCGCCGACCGGCAGGCCCTCGCCAAGATCACGTCGGAGGGGGTGTTCCTGGAGAAGCTGGAGACCGACCCGGCGCGGTTCCTCCCCGAGACCACCGACGAGCATCTGTCCGGCGACGTCGTGACCATCGACCTCAACCGGCCGATGCCGGAGATCCTCGCCGAGCTGTCCCGCCACCCCGTCAAGACCCGCCTGTCGCTCAACGGCCCGCTGGTCGTGGCCCGCGACATCGCGCACGCCAAGATCGCCGAACGGCTCGACGCCGGCGAGGACATGCCGCAGTACCTCAAGGACCACGCCGTCTACTACGCCGGCCCCGCCAAGACCCCCACCGGCTACGCCTCCGGTTCCTTCGGCCCCACCACCGCCGGCCGCATGGACTCCTACGTCGAACGCTTCCAGGCCGCAGGCGGCTCCCTGGTCATGCTGGCCAAAGGCAACCGCTCCAAGCAGGTCACCGACGCCTGCCACACCCATGGCGGCTTCTACCTCGGCTCCATCGGCGGCCCCGCCGCACGTCTCGCGCAGGACTGCATCCGCAAGGTCGAGGTCCTGGAGTACGCCGAGCTCGGCATGGAAGCCGTCTGGAAGATCGAAGTCGAGGACTTCCCGGCGTTCATCGTCGTCGACGACAAGGGGAACGACTTCTTTCAGGACACCACCGGACCGGTGCTCACGATCGGTCGCAGAATCTGA
- a CDS encoding serine/threonine-protein kinase, whose product MRAPSGYELASRYRLLEPIGRGGMGTVWRAHDGLLGREVAVKEVRLPLVLDEELRAELCARTEREGRATAMVAHPSVITVFDVVTEDDRPWIVMELLHAQSLDELVRQQGPLPPRRVAEIGHQVLGALRAVHAKGILHRDVKPSNVLVTEDRAVLTDFGLAALEGDTSITQAGIVLGSAGYIAPERVLGDRASPAADLWSLGATLYTAVEGRGLHGRRTAAAALAALTSGEPIPMELAGPLAPVLRGLLQIDPAARLDDSRASLMLARVAAGGSAEEPLGGPAHRASRPTAARSVGAAARPSAGGSMPSPRPSAGTTAPRRSSHRGQHRADRAERAVYVPPPGDGAPVARGQRRSIEGLHRKPSDSSARRRVPEPATFLDRLVRVVRGLLATLRG is encoded by the coding sequence ATGCGTGCCCCGTCCGGCTACGAGCTGGCCTCGCGATACCGGCTGCTGGAGCCGATCGGCCGTGGCGGCATGGGTACGGTGTGGCGCGCGCACGACGGACTGCTCGGCCGAGAGGTGGCTGTCAAGGAAGTCAGGCTGCCGCTCGTGCTCGACGAGGAACTGCGCGCGGAGTTGTGCGCGCGCACCGAGCGTGAGGGCCGGGCCACCGCGATGGTCGCGCACCCGTCGGTCATCACGGTCTTCGACGTGGTCACCGAGGACGACCGGCCGTGGATCGTCATGGAGCTGCTGCACGCGCAGTCCCTCGACGAGCTGGTACGGCAGCAGGGGCCGCTGCCGCCGCGCCGCGTGGCCGAGATCGGCCACCAGGTGCTCGGCGCGCTGCGTGCCGTCCACGCCAAAGGCATCCTGCACCGCGACGTGAAACCCAGCAACGTGCTGGTCACCGAGGACCGCGCGGTGCTCACCGACTTCGGGCTCGCCGCGCTCGAAGGCGACACCTCCATCACACAGGCCGGCATCGTGCTCGGGTCGGCCGGCTACATCGCGCCTGAACGGGTCCTCGGCGACCGGGCCAGCCCCGCCGCGGACCTGTGGTCCCTCGGCGCCACGCTTTACACCGCCGTCGAGGGCCGTGGGCTGCACGGCCGCCGTACGGCCGCCGCGGCGCTCGCCGCGCTGACCAGCGGCGAGCCGATCCCCATGGAGCTCGCGGGGCCGCTCGCGCCGGTCCTGCGGGGGTTGCTGCAGATCGACCCGGCGGCCCGGCTGGACGACAGCAGGGCCTCGCTGATGCTCGCGCGTGTCGCCGCAGGCGGCTCCGCCGAGGAGCCTCTTGGCGGGCCGGCCCACCGCGCGTCGCGTCCCACGGCCGCGCGCTCGGTCGGTGCGGCCGCGCGGCCGTCCGCCGGGGGGTCGATGCCGTCCCCGCGGCCCTCCGCCGGCACCACGGCGCCGCGCCGCAGCTCGCACCGTGGTCAGCACCGTGCCGACCGTGCCGAGCGCGCGGTGTACGTGCCGCCGCCGGGTGACGGCGCTCCGGTGGCTCGCGGTCAGCGCCGTTCCATCGAGGGCCTCCACCGCAAACCGTCGGACTCGTCGGCACGCCGCCGCGTCCCCGAGCCGGCGACCTTCCTCGACCGGTTGGTGCGGGTGGTACGGGGGTTGCTGGCGACACTGCGGGGCTGA